A DNA window from Sphingomonas changnyeongensis contains the following coding sequences:
- a CDS encoding efflux RND transporter periplasmic adaptor subunit, giving the protein MWNKIACIVLASALLGCGQQDPAIAPDKPVRVAPRTAVARVASEVTLATLSATVVQPPGSRVAVAAALPGLVRSVHVQPGQVVTRGQLLAVLVSRDAISLASDLAQAEAHQSLMAAEARRMSALSRMGVVAGSRADGAINASRQAAIAVGSARSLLAQTGAGRDGQVRLTAPIAGRVASMNMDAGASVDGLTSSIIIEAEGSRWLALQVPERLAGKLQPGMAVVTADGHSGRLETVASSLDPATRAFPARARISDDGPTLVSGGLVQVVVRSRAPDGAVSVPATAVVNEAGREFVFVKDAASFRLRPVTRIGEGDPAIISAGLKSGEIVATSNLPELRAEGQR; this is encoded by the coding sequence ATGTGGAATAAGATTGCGTGTATCGTGCTCGCCAGCGCTCTGCTGGGGTGTGGCCAGCAGGATCCTGCGATTGCGCCGGACAAACCTGTGCGGGTCGCGCCTCGTACGGCGGTTGCGCGGGTTGCTTCCGAGGTGACGCTTGCGACGCTCAGCGCGACTGTCGTCCAGCCGCCGGGTTCGCGGGTGGCGGTGGCGGCCGCTCTGCCTGGGCTTGTTCGGTCGGTGCATGTGCAGCCGGGACAGGTTGTCACGCGGGGACAGCTGTTGGCGGTCCTCGTCAGTCGGGATGCCATATCGCTCGCATCTGATCTGGCGCAGGCGGAGGCGCATCAAAGTCTGATGGCTGCGGAGGCCAGACGGATGTCTGCGCTCAGCCGTATGGGGGTGGTGGCGGGCTCACGGGCTGATGGTGCGATCAACGCCAGCCGGCAGGCAGCGATTGCGGTTGGCAGCGCGCGGTCGCTACTCGCTCAGACGGGCGCAGGGCGCGACGGTCAGGTGCGGCTGACTGCACCTATCGCCGGACGTGTGGCTTCGATGAACATGGATGCGGGGGCGTCGGTTGATGGGCTGACCTCCTCAATCATTATCGAGGCCGAAGGTAGCCGTTGGCTGGCGCTGCAGGTGCCGGAGCGACTGGCGGGTAAGTTGCAGCCCGGTATGGCCGTCGTCACAGCTGACGGGCATTCGGGGCGGCTGGAGACGGTTGCGAGTTCGCTTGATCCGGCCACCCGGGCTTTTCCAGCCCGCGCACGGATTTCGGACGATGGGCCAACTCTCGTCAGCGGCGGGCTTGTCCAAGTTGTGGTTCGCTCGAGGGCTCCTGACGGAGCGGTCAGTGTCCCGGCAACTGCTGTGGTTAACGAGGCCGGTCGCGAGTTTGTATTCGTCAAGGATGCAGCGAGCTTCCGGTTGCGGCCGGTCACGCGGATCGGCGAGGGAGACCCGGCGATCATCTCGGCTGGGCTCAAATCAGGCGAAATCGTTGCCACGAGCAACTTGCCCGAGCTTCGGGCAGAGGGGCAGCGCTGA
- a CDS encoding response regulator transcription factor: MRLLLVEDDVDLANRLARRLTSAGFAVDRAADSQSAIAWPDLDTHSAVILDLGLPGIGGLGVLRGWRAQGVRVPVIILTARGDWREKVEVLNAGADDFVVKPVHSEELIARIHAQIRRREDHGAPVLIAAGLTLNPTARSVTRDGQSLELSRQEYRLLEVFMRRPGHILSQADLLERLYPLEAERDWNTLEVQVSRLRRKLGRETIKTVRGLGYRLER, encoded by the coding sequence ATGCGGTTGCTGCTGGTTGAAGACGATGTGGACCTCGCAAACCGGCTGGCAAGGCGCCTCACCAGCGCTGGCTTTGCCGTTGATCGGGCTGCAGACAGCCAAAGTGCGATCGCCTGGCCTGATCTGGACACGCATAGCGCAGTGATCCTGGACCTCGGACTACCGGGGATCGGCGGTCTTGGCGTCCTGCGCGGGTGGCGGGCGCAGGGTGTGCGTGTGCCCGTGATCATCCTCACCGCACGAGGCGATTGGCGCGAAAAGGTCGAAGTCCTCAATGCCGGCGCAGACGATTTTGTGGTCAAGCCCGTGCATTCTGAGGAGCTGATCGCGCGGATCCATGCCCAGATCAGGCGTCGCGAGGACCATGGCGCACCGGTGTTGATTGCAGCTGGCCTCACGCTCAACCCCACCGCCCGTTCGGTCACGCGGGACGGCCAGTCGCTTGAGTTGTCACGGCAGGAATACCGCCTGCTTGAAGTCTTCATGCGCCGGCCAGGTCATATTCTGTCACAGGCGGATCTGTTGGAAAGGCTCTATCCGCTCGAAGCGGAACGCGATTGGAACACCCTGGAGGTGCAGGTCAGCAGGCTGCGGCGAAAGCTCGGCCGGGAGACCATCAAGACGGTTCGCGGCCTCGGCTACAGGCTTGAGAGATGA